Proteins from one Amycolatopsis benzoatilytica AK 16/65 genomic window:
- a CDS encoding alginate O-acetyltransferase AlgX-related protein, with product MSEPSPLPAVHEAYLPREHALHRPRHGKRQLTALICALLFFATPTLLWVFGVRPSEIENHRLAGFPSLADGFSFFTKLPNWATDQLSFRAGAINAAKGISRGVFGEEAPLDQGSASNSGPIPAPPLQQPSGPSAPSGPSSGQGGYRKVVQGLDGWLYYGYDAESKCTPTQDIDTTMARINELRAAVEASGRKFVFVVAPDKTTMVPEYLPASYPGKECSLAAAPNDWYKITTAGGSLDLRPELAAEAARLGRPIYAPNDTHWRDEGGIVLAHAVAEAVKPGVTATWKTPTEGQYQGIADLPLLLGQTGTKTNTKYNLQPDGATNRAGNYIGSIDQPVHRQTAPLTGMIDEPTLVYGDSFTLASSRYLEGAFSDLTYLAYSTPKTSQADAVNQFVNSRVVVLQAVERNVNGGLVPFTDPGFVAAVKTAMAQHPVR from the coding sequence GTGTCCGAGCCCTCTCCGCTGCCCGCCGTCCACGAGGCCTACCTGCCCCGCGAGCACGCGCTGCATCGCCCGCGGCACGGAAAACGCCAGCTGACCGCGCTGATCTGCGCGCTGCTGTTCTTCGCGACGCCGACCCTGCTGTGGGTGTTCGGGGTCCGGCCGAGCGAGATCGAGAACCACCGCCTCGCCGGGTTCCCGAGTCTCGCCGACGGGTTCAGCTTCTTCACCAAGCTGCCCAACTGGGCGACCGACCAGCTGTCCTTCCGGGCCGGGGCGATCAACGCGGCGAAGGGGATCAGCCGAGGCGTCTTCGGCGAGGAGGCCCCGCTCGACCAGGGTTCCGCGTCGAATTCCGGTCCGATCCCCGCTCCGCCGCTGCAGCAGCCGAGCGGGCCGTCGGCGCCGAGCGGGCCGAGTTCGGGCCAGGGCGGCTACCGGAAGGTGGTCCAGGGGCTCGACGGCTGGCTTTACTACGGCTACGACGCCGAATCGAAGTGCACGCCGACGCAGGACATCGACACGACGATGGCCCGGATCAACGAGCTGCGCGCGGCGGTCGAAGCCTCCGGCCGCAAGTTCGTGTTCGTGGTGGCGCCAGACAAGACGACGATGGTGCCGGAGTATCTGCCAGCCAGCTACCCGGGCAAGGAGTGCTCGCTCGCCGCCGCGCCGAACGACTGGTACAAGATCACCACCGCGGGCGGTTCGCTGGACCTGCGCCCGGAGCTCGCCGCGGAGGCGGCCCGGCTCGGCCGCCCGATCTACGCCCCGAACGACACGCACTGGCGCGACGAAGGCGGCATCGTCCTCGCCCACGCGGTCGCCGAAGCCGTGAAACCGGGCGTCACCGCGACCTGGAAAACCCCGACCGAAGGCCAGTACCAGGGAATCGCGGACCTGCCGCTGTTGCTTGGCCAAACCGGCACCAAGACGAACACGAAGTACAACCTCCAGCCGGATGGCGCCACCAACCGGGCGGGGAACTACATCGGCAGCATCGACCAGCCGGTGCACCGCCAGACCGCGCCGCTGACCGGCATGATCGACGAACCGACGCTCGTCTACGGCGACTCGTTCACGCTCGCTTCGTCGCGCTACCTCGAAGGCGCGTTCAGCGATCTGACCTACCTCGCCTACTCGACGCCCAAGACGTCGCAGGCCGACGCGGTGAACCAGTTCGTGAACTCGCGTGTGGTGGTGCTGCAGGCGGTGGAGCGCAACGTCAACGGCGGACTGGTGCCGTTCACCGACCCCGGTTTCGTCGCCGCGGTGAAGACCGCGATGGCACAACATCCCGTCCGCTGA
- a CDS encoding metal ABC transporter permease, translated as MDGMFDFAKTWELITELDSVRIALIAAAVLGLLAGVLGPLIVTRRMSFAVHGTSELAFTGAAGALLLGVGVEYGALAGAVAAALLLGILGIRDADRDSVIGVILSFGLGMGVLLLSFYKGRSANKFGILTGQIITVDSTNLTALAISAVAVLAVLALIYRPLLFASVDRAVAEARGVPVKTLTVLFALLVGVATALSVQVVGSLLVVALMVTPAAAAARVTASPLRATILSVVFAEVAAIGGIVLSLAPGKPVSAFVTAISFFIYLVCRVIAWARDRRRGVRGGTVAEAVPVSV; from the coding sequence GTGGACGGCATGTTCGACTTCGCCAAGACCTGGGAGCTGATCACCGAGCTGGACAGCGTCCGGATCGCGTTGATCGCGGCCGCCGTGCTCGGTCTGCTGGCCGGGGTGCTCGGCCCGCTGATCGTGACCCGCCGCATGTCGTTCGCCGTGCACGGCACGTCCGAACTGGCCTTCACCGGCGCGGCGGGCGCCCTGCTGCTCGGCGTGGGCGTGGAATACGGCGCACTGGCCGGGGCGGTCGCCGCGGCGCTGCTGCTGGGCATCCTCGGCATCCGCGACGCCGACCGCGATTCGGTGATCGGCGTGATCCTGTCCTTCGGGCTGGGCATGGGTGTGCTGCTGCTGTCCTTTTACAAAGGACGGTCGGCGAACAAGTTCGGCATTCTGACCGGTCAGATCATCACCGTGGACAGCACGAACCTGACGGCGCTGGCGATCTCCGCGGTGGCGGTGCTGGCGGTGCTGGCGCTGATCTACCGGCCGTTGCTGTTCGCGAGTGTCGATCGCGCGGTGGCCGAGGCTCGCGGGGTGCCGGTCAAGACGTTGACCGTGCTGTTCGCGCTGCTGGTGGGCGTGGCGACGGCTCTGAGCGTGCAGGTGGTCGGGTCGCTGCTGGTGGTCGCGCTGATGGTGACCCCGGCGGCCGCGGCCGCGCGGGTGACGGCGAGCCCGTTGCGGGCGACGATCCTGTCGGTGGTGTTCGCCGAGGTGGCGGCGATCGGCGGGATCGTTCTGTCGCTCGCGCCGGGCAAGCCGGTGAGCGCGTTCGTGACGGCGATTTCGTTCTTCATCTACCTGGTGTGCCGGGTGATCGCCTGGGCTCGCGACCGGCGGCGCGGGGTGCGCGGCGGGACGGTCGCCGAGGCGGTGCCTGTTTCGGTTTGA
- a CDS encoding DeoR/GlpR family DNA-binding transcription regulator, with amino-acid sequence MPSEKPASHPRENRQQRLTDHVFRQGSATIGELVDLLGVSMMTVHRDIDELSRRGLVRKYRGGVSAMPSTVFESNAEYRMNAHVDAKRLIAMHAVEHVEPGMSVLLDDSTSALALAKLLVDVTPLTVATNYLAAIDVLKNVHELRLICIGGDYSPTHDSFLGMQSIESIERLSVDIAFVSTSAMTASMTFHQEPEIVMIKRAMLAAARQKVLLMDHSKMKRTALHRLAPLDDYDLLIVDADTDPHYADELRSHVEVQVAEDPDD; translated from the coding sequence ATGCCGAGCGAAAAACCTGCCAGCCATCCCCGGGAGAACCGTCAGCAGAGGCTGACCGACCACGTGTTCCGACAGGGCTCGGCGACCATCGGCGAGCTGGTCGACCTGCTCGGGGTCAGCATGATGACGGTGCACCGCGACATCGACGAGCTGTCCCGGCGCGGCCTCGTCCGGAAATACCGCGGCGGGGTCTCGGCGATGCCGTCGACGGTATTCGAGAGCAACGCCGAATACCGGATGAACGCGCACGTCGACGCCAAGCGGTTGATCGCGATGCACGCGGTGGAGCACGTGGAACCCGGCATGTCGGTGCTGCTCGACGACTCCACCAGCGCCCTCGCGCTGGCGAAGCTGCTGGTCGACGTCACGCCGCTGACCGTGGCCACGAACTACCTCGCCGCGATCGACGTGCTCAAGAACGTGCACGAGCTGCGGCTGATCTGCATCGGCGGCGACTACTCGCCCACGCACGACTCGTTCCTCGGCATGCAGAGCATCGAGTCGATCGAACGGCTTTCGGTGGACATCGCCTTCGTGTCGACCTCGGCGATGACCGCGTCGATGACGTTCCATCAGGAGCCCGAGATCGTGATGATCAAGCGGGCGATGCTCGCCGCCGCGCGGCAGAAGGTGCTGCTGATGGACCACAGCAAGATGAAGCGCACCGCGCTGCACCGGCTCGCCCCGCTCGACGACTACGACCTGCTGATCGTGGACGCGGACACCGATCCGCACTACGCGGACGAGCTGCGCAGTCACGTCGAGGTGCAGGTCGCCGAAGACCCCGACGACTGA
- a CDS encoding MFS transporter → MNESATAGLPKSGFGRLLTRWGLPAPLFLGYVGLLLFMIGDGVESGFIAPYMTGNGAGTEIKASYVITVYGVAVMLASWLSGALSELWGPRRVMIVGLAIWLVFDVLFLTLGLASGNYAAMLICYGIRGFGYPMFAFGFLVWITAVAPVARLGAAVGWFYFAFTGGLPTLGALVASFTNPMFGHYGTLWVAVALLAVGGLVAVLGVRQRTGYRRLAPPDVKPVQSLVSSVSIAWKKPRVGIGMIVRVINTAPEFGMLVFFPTIFISQIGFGESRWLLLVSVIYGTNIFFNLIFGVLSDRIGWRTTIFWFGAIGCAISILLLYFVPVAMGAQYYWLALIVGALYGATLAGFVPISALLPSLAPEHKGGAMALLNLGAGAAAFVGPAIVSLFLGPAGAAGVVIIFAALYLVAAVLVRFLKLPEETERAIENEASLHDVEERVSTA, encoded by the coding sequence ATGAACGAGTCGGCAACAGCGGGGTTGCCCAAGTCGGGCTTCGGGCGCTTACTCACGAGGTGGGGGCTGCCCGCGCCCCTGTTCCTCGGCTATGTCGGGCTGCTCCTGTTCATGATCGGCGACGGGGTGGAGTCCGGCTTCATCGCGCCGTACATGACGGGCAACGGCGCGGGCACGGAAATCAAAGCCTCGTACGTGATCACCGTGTACGGCGTGGCGGTCATGCTGGCGTCATGGCTTTCCGGCGCGCTGTCCGAACTGTGGGGACCGCGGCGGGTGATGATCGTCGGGCTGGCCATCTGGCTGGTGTTCGACGTGCTGTTCCTGACGCTCGGCCTGGCCAGCGGGAACTACGCGGCGATGTTGATCTGCTACGGCATCAGGGGATTCGGCTACCCGATGTTCGCGTTCGGCTTCCTGGTGTGGATCACTGCGGTGGCCCCGGTCGCCCGGCTCGGCGCCGCGGTCGGCTGGTTCTACTTCGCCTTCACCGGCGGCCTGCCCACGCTCGGCGCGCTCGTCGCGAGCTTCACCAATCCGATGTTCGGTCATTACGGCACTTTGTGGGTCGCGGTCGCGCTGCTCGCCGTCGGCGGCCTCGTGGCGGTGCTCGGCGTCCGGCAGCGGACCGGCTACCGCCGCCTCGCGCCGCCGGACGTGAAACCAGTGCAGAGCCTGGTGTCCAGCGTGTCGATCGCCTGGAAGAAGCCGCGGGTCGGCATCGGCATGATCGTGCGGGTCATCAACACCGCGCCCGAGTTCGGCATGCTGGTGTTCTTCCCGACGATCTTCATCTCGCAGATCGGCTTCGGGGAGAGCCGGTGGCTGCTGCTGGTGTCGGTGATCTACGGGACGAACATCTTCTTCAACCTGATCTTCGGCGTGCTGAGCGACCGGATCGGCTGGCGCACCACGATTTTCTGGTTCGGCGCGATCGGCTGCGCGATCTCGATCCTGCTGCTGTACTTCGTACCGGTCGCGATGGGCGCGCAGTACTACTGGCTCGCGCTGATCGTCGGCGCGCTCTACGGGGCGACGCTCGCCGGGTTCGTGCCGATCTCCGCGCTGCTTCCCTCGCTGGCGCCAGAGCACAAGGGCGGCGCGATGGCGTTGCTGAACCTCGGCGCCGGAGCGGCGGCGTTCGTTGGACCGGCGATCGTGTCGCTGTTCCTCGGCCCGGCCGGCGCCGCTGGCGTAGTCATCATTTTCGCCGCGTTGTACCTGGTGGCCGCGGTGCTGGTCCGGTTCCTGAAGCTGCCGGAGGAAACCGAGCGGGCGATCGAGAATGAGGCCAGCCTGCACGATGTCGAAGAGAGGGTCAGCACGGCGTGA
- a CDS encoding DUF445 domain-containing protein, whose translation MPFIAALIGYVTKRVAIEMMFRPLEFVGIKPVFGWQGVLPANAERMASTATEMLTSNLVDPREIFARLDPAQVAKEIEQPLLRVVEDVTREVMETYQPRLWEMLPSGAQQLLLKRVQAEAPRAITKIMREISQNIEDVLDLKHMVVTNLVRDKALLNRLIRDISRPEMRFIARSGIVFGFALGCVQLLVWTLTKSPIVLPLFGLGIGWFTDWLALKMIFLPREPRRFFGFYTWQGVFQKRRDEVAADYGDMIAREIITVPNLLEAVLRGPKSDRLFSLISREVQKTIDAQASVVKPFVAIAVGTKRFQEMKQAAAEKAAERVPDTIRHAETYAVNALDVRNTIVDRMRRLTPLEFEQLLRPAFRQDEWKLIAVGAVIGGLVGELQALLLLG comes from the coding sequence ATGCCGTTCATCGCCGCGTTGATCGGCTACGTGACCAAGCGCGTCGCCATCGAAATGATGTTCCGGCCGCTCGAATTCGTCGGGATCAAGCCGGTCTTCGGCTGGCAGGGCGTGCTGCCCGCGAACGCCGAGCGGATGGCCAGCACCGCGACCGAAATGCTCACCAGCAACCTGGTCGACCCGCGGGAGATCTTCGCCCGGCTCGACCCGGCGCAGGTCGCGAAGGAAATCGAGCAGCCGCTGCTGCGCGTGGTCGAGGACGTCACCCGCGAGGTCATGGAGACCTATCAGCCGCGACTGTGGGAAATGCTGCCCTCGGGTGCGCAGCAGCTGCTGCTGAAACGCGTCCAGGCCGAGGCGCCGCGGGCGATCACCAAGATCATGCGCGAGATCTCGCAGAACATCGAGGACGTGCTCGACCTCAAGCACATGGTCGTGACGAACCTGGTGCGCGACAAGGCATTGCTGAACCGGCTGATCCGCGACATCTCCCGGCCGGAAATGCGGTTCATCGCCCGTTCCGGCATCGTGTTCGGGTTTGCCCTCGGCTGTGTGCAGCTGCTCGTGTGGACGCTGACGAAATCGCCGATCGTGCTGCCGCTGTTCGGACTCGGGATCGGCTGGTTCACCGACTGGCTCGCGCTCAAGATGATCTTCCTGCCGCGCGAGCCTCGGCGGTTCTTCGGCTTCTACACCTGGCAGGGCGTGTTCCAGAAGCGCCGCGACGAGGTCGCCGCCGACTACGGCGACATGATCGCCCGCGAGATCATCACCGTGCCGAACCTGCTGGAAGCCGTGTTGCGCGGGCCGAAGTCCGACCGGCTGTTCAGCCTGATCAGCCGCGAGGTGCAGAAGACGATCGACGCGCAGGCGAGCGTCGTGAAGCCGTTCGTCGCGATCGCGGTGGGCACGAAGCGGTTCCAGGAAATGAAGCAGGCCGCAGCCGAGAAGGCGGCCGAGCGGGTGCCGGACACGATCCGGCATGCGGAGACGTACGCGGTGAACGCGCTGGACGTGCGCAACACCATCGTCGACCGGATGCGCCGGCTCACTCCGCTGGAGTTCGAGCAGCTGCTGCGGCCCGCGTTCCGCCAAGACGAGTGGAAGCTGATCGCGGTCGGCGCGGTGATCGGCGGACTGGTCGGCGAACTGCAGGCGCTGCTGCTCCTCGGTTAG
- a CDS encoding DUF445 domain-containing protein has protein sequence MDAVLDDFARHWPVYASMPFVAALIGYVTKRVAIEMMFRPLEFVGIKPVFGWQGVVPKHGGRMAAIATDLLTSNLLDIEEVFARVDPAIITRELEQPLLRAVDGIARDVLEQHHPRLWEVMPTIAQEILIKQVQASAPQLVQEFLDEVRDNLDEVLDVRHMTVERLTRDRALLVRLIRETSRPEMTFIARAGIVFGFVLGVVQALVWAFTRQPLVLPLFGGAIGLFTDWLAIKMIFLPREPVRLGRVILQGKFQRRRAEVARQYGELVANEVLTVPNLLEALLRGPKSDRLVAMVERAVGHAVDAQVSAAKPVVALAVGTKRLQEMKHAAAERALAELPLTARYAEGYLTEAMDVAKMVEQRMLALTPLEFEGLLRPAFRQDEWKLIAVGGAIGFLVGELQVLLMLG, from the coding sequence GTGGACGCGGTGCTGGACGACTTCGCGCGGCACTGGCCGGTGTACGCCTCGATGCCGTTCGTCGCCGCGCTGATCGGCTACGTGACCAAGCGCGTCGCCATCGAAATGATGTTCCGGCCGCTCGAATTCGTCGGGATCAAGCCGGTCTTCGGCTGGCAGGGCGTGGTGCCCAAGCACGGCGGCCGGATGGCGGCGATCGCGACCGACCTGCTCACCTCGAACCTGCTCGACATCGAAGAGGTCTTCGCCCGGGTCGATCCGGCGATCATCACCCGCGAGCTCGAACAGCCGCTGCTGCGCGCGGTCGACGGGATCGCCCGCGACGTGCTCGAACAGCACCATCCGCGGCTGTGGGAGGTGATGCCCACGATCGCCCAGGAAATACTGATCAAGCAAGTGCAAGCTAGCGCTCCGCAGCTGGTCCAGGAGTTCCTGGACGAGGTGCGCGACAACCTGGACGAGGTGCTCGACGTCCGGCACATGACCGTCGAACGGCTCACCCGCGACCGGGCGCTGCTGGTCCGGCTGATCCGCGAAACGTCCCGGCCGGAGATGACGTTCATCGCCCGCGCCGGCATCGTGTTCGGCTTCGTGCTCGGCGTGGTGCAGGCGCTGGTCTGGGCGTTCACCCGGCAGCCGTTGGTACTGCCGCTGTTCGGCGGCGCGATCGGGCTGTTCACCGACTGGCTGGCGATCAAGATGATCTTCCTGCCGCGGGAACCGGTGCGGCTGGGGCGGGTGATCCTGCAGGGCAAGTTCCAGCGGCGGCGCGCCGAAGTGGCCCGGCAGTACGGCGAGCTGGTCGCCAACGAGGTGCTGACGGTGCCGAACCTGCTCGAAGCGCTGCTGCGCGGCCCGAAGTCGGACCGGCTGGTGGCGATGGTCGAACGCGCTGTCGGGCACGCGGTGGACGCGCAGGTCAGCGCGGCGAAACCAGTGGTCGCGCTCGCCGTCGGGACGAAACGGCTGCAGGAAATGAAGCACGCCGCGGCGGAGCGGGCACTGGCCGAGCTGCCGTTGACCGCACGCTACGCCGAGGGCTACCTGACCGAGGCGATGGACGTGGCGAAGATGGTGGAGCAGCGGATGCTCGCGCTGACGCCGCTGGAGTTCGAGGGCCTGCTCCGGCCGGCGTTCCGGCAGGACGAATGGAAGCTGATCGCGGTGGGCGGGGCGATCGGGTTCCTCGTCGGCGAGTTGCAAGTCCTCCTCATGCTCGGCTGA
- a CDS encoding DUF445 family protein: MEAIVADLGAHWHVYATMPFIAALIGYLTKRVAIEMMFRPLEFRGIRPFLGWQGVIPANSRRMATTAVDLLTKNLLDPREVFARLDPEEMVAQLEEPLLKAVDEVTREVLETYQPRLWELLPGRAQQVLVDRVRAQAPEVVKRLMREVSANIDEVLDVNDMLINAMVRDKSLTCRLIREVAAPEFRFIARSGIWFGFVIGLVQLVAWALTKQPIIMPVFGFVTGFVTDWLALKMIFYPREQRRFLFFSWQGMFQKRRKQVAADYGALIAEEVLTVRNVLEAILTGPRADKLFALVTREVQRTIDSQAGLAKPLVALTVGGREYQQMKQAAAEKVIAYLSETVQHVESYATDALDVRNTIVEKMQQLTPLEFEGILRPAFQQDEWKLIAVGAIIGGLVGELQVLLILG; encoded by the coding sequence ATGGAAGCCATCGTCGCCGACCTTGGCGCGCACTGGCACGTGTACGCGACCATGCCGTTCATCGCGGCACTGATCGGCTATCTGACCAAGCGCGTGGCCATCGAGATGATGTTCCGGCCGCTTGAGTTCCGCGGCATCCGGCCCTTCCTCGGCTGGCAGGGAGTCATCCCGGCCAACTCCCGGCGGATGGCCACCACCGCGGTCGACCTGCTGACCAAGAACCTCCTCGACCCGCGCGAAGTGTTCGCCCGGCTCGATCCGGAGGAAATGGTCGCGCAGCTGGAGGAACCGCTGCTCAAGGCCGTCGACGAGGTCACTCGGGAAGTACTCGAGACCTACCAGCCGCGGCTGTGGGAGCTGCTGCCCGGCCGCGCGCAGCAGGTGCTCGTCGACCGGGTCCGGGCGCAGGCGCCGGAAGTCGTGAAGCGGCTGATGCGCGAAGTGTCCGCCAATATCGACGAGGTCCTCGACGTCAACGACATGCTGATCAACGCGATGGTCCGGGACAAATCGCTCACCTGCCGGCTGATCCGCGAGGTCGCCGCGCCGGAGTTCCGGTTCATCGCGCGCAGCGGGATCTGGTTCGGGTTCGTGATCGGGCTCGTCCAGCTCGTCGCCTGGGCACTCACCAAACAGCCGATCATCATGCCCGTCTTCGGTTTCGTCACAGGCTTCGTCACGGACTGGCTCGCCCTCAAGATGATCTTCTACCCACGCGAGCAGCGCCGCTTCCTCTTTTTCAGCTGGCAGGGCATGTTCCAGAAACGCCGGAAGCAGGTCGCCGCGGACTACGGTGCGTTGATCGCCGAAGAAGTCCTCACCGTGCGGAACGTCCTCGAAGCCATCCTCACCGGGCCGCGCGCGGACAAGCTGTTCGCGCTCGTCACCCGCGAAGTCCAGCGGACCATCGACTCACAGGCCGGGCTCGCGAAGCCGCTCGTCGCGCTGACCGTCGGCGGACGCGAGTACCAGCAGATGAAACAGGCCGCCGCGGAGAAGGTCATCGCCTACCTGTCGGAGACCGTGCAGCACGTCGAGAGCTACGCGACCGACGCGCTCGACGTCCGCAACACGATCGTCGAGAAGATGCAGCAGCTGACGCCGCTGGAGTTCGAGGGCATTCTCCGGCCGGCCTTCCAGCAGGACGAATGGAAGCTGATCGCGGTCGGCGCGATCATCGGCGGGCTGGTCGGCGAGTTGCAGGTCCTGCTGATTCTGGGGTGA
- a CDS encoding HAD family hydrolase yields MTLDAVVFDLDGVLVESEHLWEENWVAFAARHQVEWTAEDTASVQGMSAPEWAAYLARRCGVPDRVDEVERAVVDGMIASIEAGEAPLLPGADAMVREVSERVPVALASSAARRVIDAVLEKHRLAAEFTATVSSAEVERGKPSPDVYLEAAARLGKTGGECLGVEDSSNGIRAAAAAGLTVIALPNPTYPPKPDALELASAVAESNDDVRVKLLAYLAGEPVAARD; encoded by the coding sequence ATGACGCTCGACGCGGTGGTGTTCGACCTCGACGGTGTCCTGGTGGAAAGTGAACACCTCTGGGAGGAGAACTGGGTTGCTTTCGCCGCTCGTCACCAGGTCGAGTGGACGGCGGAGGACACGGCTTCGGTACAGGGCATGAGCGCGCCCGAATGGGCCGCCTATCTCGCGCGCCGGTGCGGTGTGCCGGACCGGGTGGACGAGGTGGAACGCGCGGTGGTCGACGGCATGATCGCCTCGATCGAAGCGGGGGAGGCGCCCTTGCTGCCGGGAGCGGACGCGATGGTGCGCGAGGTCAGCGAGCGGGTTCCGGTCGCGCTGGCGTCGTCGGCCGCGCGCCGGGTGATCGACGCCGTGCTTGAGAAGCACCGGCTCGCCGCGGAGTTCACCGCGACGGTCTCCAGCGCCGAGGTCGAACGCGGCAAGCCGAGCCCGGACGTGTACCTGGAGGCGGCCGCCCGGCTCGGCAAAACGGGCGGGGAATGCCTAGGGGTGGAGGACTCCAGCAATGGCATCCGGGCCGCGGCCGCGGCCGGGCTCACCGTGATCGCGCTGCCCAACCCCACGTATCCGCCGAAGCCGGACGCGCTGGAACTGGCGAGCGCGGTGGCCGAGAGCAATGACGACGTCCGGGTGAAGCTCCTGGCCTACTTGGCCGGAGAACCGGTTGCGGCGAGGGACTGA
- a CDS encoding histidine phosphatase family protein, whose product MGARLLLARHGQTEWHAENRYAGTSEVALTAEGIRQADALAGYACRVKPDALFCSPQHRALRTVEPAAKALDLSPEIIDDLRETHFGIAEGRTRDEVRRSNPDAVEQFLADPVAGAFPGADDPVAAAERGAGAIRAIAAATSGTALVVAHNTLLRLTLCQLLGIPLERYRTVFPRLDNAAVTELEVSGDRTALVRFNLPVEPR is encoded by the coding sequence GTGGGCGCACGGCTGCTACTGGCCAGGCACGGACAGACCGAATGGCACGCGGAAAACCGGTACGCGGGCACCAGCGAGGTAGCCCTGACCGCCGAGGGGATCCGCCAGGCCGACGCGCTGGCCGGGTACGCCTGCCGAGTGAAACCGGACGCGCTGTTCTGCTCCCCGCAGCACCGCGCTCTCCGCACGGTGGAACCGGCCGCCAAAGCGCTCGATCTGAGCCCGGAAATAATCGACGACCTGCGGGAAACCCATTTCGGAATCGCCGAGGGACGCACCCGCGACGAGGTGCGGCGATCTAACCCGGACGCGGTGGAGCAATTCCTCGCCGATCCGGTCGCCGGCGCGTTCCCCGGCGCGGACGATCCGGTCGCGGCCGCCGAGCGCGGTGCCGGCGCGATCCGGGCGATCGCCGCCGCGACCAGCGGAACCGCGCTGGTCGTCGCCCACAACACCCTGCTGCGGCTCACTCTCTGCCAGCTGCTCGGCATCCCGCTGGAGCGCTATCGCACCGTCTTCCCCCGGCTGGACAACGCCGCCGTCACCGAACTGGAGGTGAGCGGTGACCGAACCGCACTGGTGCGCTTCAACCTCCCGGTGGAACCGCGATAA
- a CDS encoding FGGY-family carbohydrate kinase, with the protein MNERVSVGIDVATAGVRAFAVRGGSVLATASASLPAPVRTGDGRSEQDPSAWWPAVGSVLTELTAALPQRGAEVSAVAIAATSGTIVGVDAMGEPVTPALMYDDRRGADSNAKAAELGADRWRRLGSGVSPTAALGRIAWLAEHTETVGVRHTPEVIAAVLTGHPVAADWSHALKSGYDPLAGEWPSEVFAGLGVAEDMLPPVVAPTTVLGEVSVPVAGLPAGCLVVAGMTDGCAGQLAAGAVEPGRFVGILGTTYVLKGVTESLVPDPTGVMYSHRHPDGWWLPGGASNTGGESVSDSPGLARLDAAAAARGPARVVAFPLRRKGERFPFAHSEAAGFVLGTPADEVELHRARLEGVAFLERLALDHLRRLGVPVQGPLLAAGGGSKSPLWTRIRATVTGLGLRVAAQAETGYGAALLAAAGGAGGGLSTAGAGAPAGALIEPDLAEAAAMMDSYQRFCRALRDRGWIDEELFAVAVG; encoded by the coding sequence GTGAACGAGCGGGTCTCGGTCGGCATCGACGTCGCCACCGCGGGGGTTCGGGCCTTCGCGGTGCGCGGCGGCTCGGTCCTCGCCACCGCATCGGCGTCGCTTCCGGCGCCGGTGCGGACGGGCGACGGCCGCAGCGAACAGGATCCGTCCGCGTGGTGGCCCGCGGTCGGTTCCGTGCTGACCGAGCTCACCGCCGCGCTACCCCAGCGCGGCGCGGAGGTTTCCGCGGTGGCGATCGCGGCGACGTCCGGCACGATCGTCGGCGTCGACGCGATGGGCGAGCCGGTCACGCCCGCGTTGATGTACGACGACCGGCGGGGCGCGGACAGCAATGCGAAAGCCGCGGAACTCGGTGCCGACCGGTGGCGGAGGCTGGGCTCGGGCGTCTCGCCGACCGCGGCACTCGGGCGGATCGCCTGGCTGGCCGAGCACACCGAAACGGTCGGCGTCCGGCACACGCCGGAGGTGATCGCGGCGGTCCTGACCGGGCACCCGGTCGCCGCGGACTGGTCGCACGCGCTCAAGAGCGGATACGACCCGCTGGCCGGGGAATGGCCGTCCGAGGTGTTCGCCGGTTTGGGCGTGGCAGAGGACATGCTGCCGCCAGTGGTCGCTCCGACGACCGTGCTCGGCGAGGTTTCCGTGCCGGTCGCCGGGCTCCCCGCCGGCTGCCTCGTCGTGGCGGGCATGACCGACGGCTGTGCCGGGCAGCTTGCCGCGGGTGCGGTGGAGCCGGGGCGGTTCGTAGGGATTCTCGGGACGACGTACGTCCTGAAAGGCGTCACGGAGTCGCTGGTTCCGGACCCGACCGGAGTCATGTACAGCCACCGGCATCCGGACGGCTGGTGGTTGCCGGGTGGCGCGTCGAACACCGGTGGCGAGTCCGTTTCGGACAGTCCGGGACTGGCCCGGCTGGACGCTGCCGCCGCCGCCCGCGGCCCGGCTCGCGTGGTGGCGTTTCCGCTGCGCCGCAAGGGAGAACGCTTTCCGTTCGCACACTCCGAGGCAGCGGGCTTTGTGCTCGGCACCCCGGCCGACGAGGTCGAGCTGCACCGTGCCCGGCTGGAGGGAGTCGCTTTCCTGGAGCGGCTGGCGTTGGATCACCTGCGGCGACTGGGCGTTCCGGTACAGGGACCGCTTCTCGCGGCCGGAGGCGGCAGCAAGAGTCCGCTGTGGACTCGAATCCGGGCGACGGTGACCGGACTCGGATTGCGGGTCGCGGCTCAGGCCGAAACGGGGTACGGCGCGGCGCTGCTTGCCGCGGCGGGAGGTGCCGGAGGTGGGCTGAGCACGGCAGGCGCGGGCGCGCCGGCAGGGGCGTTGATCGAGCCGGACCTCGCGGAGGCAGCGGCGATGATGGACTCGTACCAACGGTTTTGCCGCGCGCTGCGGGATCGCGGATGGATCGATGAAGAGTTGTTCGCGGTAGCGGTGGGGTGA